aattttgaatatgaaggcaGTAGTATcggtatgcagattagtataCGAATTcacttgtacgtaacaaaactccaTAAATTAAGCtagaaaaaaccacaaaacagaGTCATCCATGAGGAAAAATCACACTAAAGAAATAACAAGCAATCTAACcacaaatctaaaattagaccATGAGCCATCACAAAATCTCAACAAAATCTAAACTCAATCTTGAAAAATGCACCTCAACCCACAAAAATCTGAAATCAAAACAATTCATAAATTAAATCAACTCACTAATCCACAAAAGTATTTATAAACTTAATAAACAACTTACTCAACAGACTTAACAAAAAGCTACAACCAACCCACAAGATGATGAAATTTAACCTTTCCAGCCCACAAAAAGTTAATATTTCCATCATGCTATTGTTGAAGATCGTCACAATTCCAAAATACAATCATccattagttaaaaaaaataaatagatctcATAATGGCTATCCAACCACATTTTTATCCAACAGTTACACACCTCCATGAGGTGTGGATGGAGATTTTTTAGATGCATCTTTGAAATCATTCAAAGAGTCCTCATAAATTTTCCTATGAATATTAAGGATGTAGGCATTCATGCCAGCAAGATTCTTGCTCATCATTTCCAcctcaaacttttttttgtatCAGTTTCCAGTTGTGTACCTCTATCGTGATCTGCCTTCATCACCCATGCTCTCCTCTCTGCCATGAACAACCCTCTATCCTAAGTCATTCCAACTAATGCCTTGTTGAACTCAACATCATATGATTCTTGGGACTTCCACTTCCTCAAGTTTTATTTCTTAGCTTTTATGCCTGGAGGCATCTCATCGTTCTCCTCCATAGCGTCGTCGGTAACTTCACTGGATTGCTCATTGGCTGGATGTTTATCGTTTGACCTTCTCCTCGTATTTAGTAAAATCATGTATTACTGCCATTTGGGTTGGTGTCTCAAAAGACACCAACAATATTCCATTGTGAAGTTTCCATTCTCCATCTCTTTGTAcattatttttgtcttttcaatatgaaaagatgaaggaatattattagaaaataaatcttatttacATAATTGCAATATTAAAGGAAAATGGTACATACATTGTTTTGCTCAATCGCACTACTCGGGTGCAATGATTTTACATGCGTTAAAaatgcacaaaacttatttgtgtATTTTTGAATCACAGACCAACAATTGATCAATGACCCTATAGAATGGTTAACaatatttggttttttatactcgtgataaaaattagaaattttgtCCCAATGTTGAGCCAAGCGGAGACAAGGAGGTTATCCTCTTCTATAGTGAAAGATGTATatctttgaactttttttgtCGAATGTCTCTTTTTATTGCCAAGGAGGGTTGCTTGGACCACAACATTAGAATGTTGTGTGTATGTTGGAGTGCTATTACAACCCTCTTCTCCACTTTGTAAGAGGGAAGTGAAGAAGGGGTCGTTCTCGAATGAAGTGTTCATCCTTTTAAGAATCGTAATTTTTAAGAAGTCGGACAAAAGAATAACAACTGACCAGTAGAATATGCAAACTAAAATTCAGGTTTTTAAACTCTAAATATTAAAGAATTTGCAAGCCAAAATATAGTAGGTTAACCTACATATATAGGACTCCAAATCATGTAATACATTCATCAAAAGACGTGATATTgctattatgaaaataaattctaactcATATGTCCAAATTAAAATCCCAAAATATAGCAGAATATACAAACTATAATAAAAATCCTAACTAAAATCCTAACTCATCggaaaataaattctaactcATATGTCCaaactataataaaaaaataaatgtaatacCCTTTTCAGATAGACGCGGCTATGGTCTGCAAGACTAAGGGCGCCTAAGAAGAAATCAAAAAACTCATAAAAGTTAGATCTGTTCTATGCATGTTGGGTTGAAGCAATGTTTGAAAAATCTTCACTGAGagcaaaagaccccaattttattgatatcaaATTTAGGGTTAGAGGACAAAAGAAATGAGACGAACCTAAAGAAAAAAAGGTCGTGTGAGGAAGAAACGAAAAAATCGAGTAACTTTCTGATTCTGCACTAATGAAAAacagagaaagtgagagagaaaaTATGTGGGGcaaaaagaaagtgagagagggGAAGAAAGGCCATTGTTGGGATttgatagaataaaaaataaatttgatgtgCGAACAGTGTCACACCAAATATGATCGATGGGTAGTTTGTTTTACTGTAgctcaaagttttgaaattacacaactaaaaatgaaataaaatgtaactaaaaatgaaagaaatgagatatatttttcatttagcCAAATAGTAGTgagtaaaaaatgaaataagtcATAAAGAATAACCAATAAACCATTTTAAGGGAACCTTAACCTTGTCAGCAAGCTATTAAGAGTGCATGCCGTGAAGTTGGGCTTCTTGTTGCAATTGCACGTATCCTGCAAGTCAAGAAATTGATGGCCAGATGCCAATGCCTTTGTAGCGTTACTAGCGTTGAAAAAATCCATGTTATTCTCTATTGTTTGtatcattttctctcttttacgTTTGTTCAACGTGTGACTTAGTTGGTGGCAACCTTCAACATCAAAATTCAGTGAGTTGACTGTGACCCTGtgcaaatttataaaaaataaacaaacaaacaagttttAGCACAatcatgtaatattttatacaatgaGGTAGAAATTATACGCATCCAATTCTCATCTACCTCCCCCAGAGTTACACAACAAATGCCAGGAGAGGGATCtactaaaaatacaaattcTGTAAATTTATAAAGGCTCGAAACATGCTAAGCATAAGCCCCACTATGAAGAGATACTCCATACGGATGGAGATCAAATGTAGCTAAAAATTTGGAATCTCCCAATATTGTTGTGTTCCAGACACATTACAAccactatttttattaaatttgaagcTAATTACTGAGAAGATGGAATCCACTCATCTCCTTGGATAAAATTCTTGACGGAATATGTGAGTATGTGCCCTGTTGGGATCTGGCTACTCCAGGTTACTCTCTTGGACAGATTAGAGCCTGGTCCTGAATTCCCAAATTCCCCATAATAGAGTGTTTTCAATGCAAAATCGCCATCCCATGGCATCCAACCTTCTGGCGTAATAAGAACTTCTAAGTTACAGTGTATAAAAACTGTCCTTGAGTACAACTTCCATGGCCTCCCCAAATAATTAATGTGTACTTTGGGTTTGTTATGATACAGTACCATGTATTCCTCGGTGCCATTTATCAAGCAATTCTGAAAAACAAAACCTGTCGCTTGTGCAGGGTCGGTTCTGCCATGTGCAGTGACAGTATTTTTCTCACCCTTTGTTGGATTTACTTGCCGGGGACGGATTAAGATTTGGCAGTTTTGAAAAACTGATGCTGAGTTTCCAAAAATGAAATCCACATTTCCCTGGATGCGGCATGATTTGTAGAATTGGCGGAGGGAGCGAGCATAAAGTGTATCTTGATTGCCTAAGAATTCACAGTTCTCAATGATGGATAGATCACTATCTGATCTGAATGCCACTGCTTGGTGTGCATCAGGACCAGCCGTGTTCTGGATTGTGAGGCCGTTGGCCATGAATCCATCACCACTAACACCTGTTCCAGAATGATTCAAACataagaaaaagaagggaatttatttatttattttttccaagcAACTCAAGAACAATAAGGGATTAAGAAAGCAAAAGCTCAAACTCATAATTTTTGTCTTCCCAGCATATGTTCTCTCGGGGACTTCTTCTACCACTTCATAAAAGAAGTCATCTACAATTGTAGTCAAAATTTATCTTTGTttttagttctagcatctgtACTAGCCCTATTTTACTAAATAGTTCACTGTGAACAAGTTTGCAACCCAATTTCATTTCACAGGGGTCTACATGATGACAAAAGCTGGAAGGATGGACTTGTAGATGTTATTAAATAAAGACCAAACAAATTGGTTTGTTCATTTATTTGGTGAAATACAGGCAAGTATCGTGTGACAGGGGAGGTGCCCAAGTCAATGGTTAAAATAATAACTCAAGAACTTGATTGTCTTGGGCATTAAACATAAACTTTATCTGGTTTGGAATGCATACAATGAAAGGTGACAAACTGATGGAAAAACCTAAGTGCAAAAGGCTGTAAAATCTACTAgaataatttattcataatgCCTAACATGAGCACCTCCAGGCTCCCCAACAGTATTTATTGACTCCATCCACaaccttgaaaaaaaaaaaaaaaaaccatatatccaaaaagaaaagacaaaacaaTAACAAGGAAGAATGGCCAGCATTCAGAAGACTTACCAACTGTGGCTGTGTTGACTGTCGAAATCCCAGGCTGGCCGACGTTCAAAGACCCCGTAATGACCGTTTTGCCCATCCCGTCTCCTAAAAAGACCACGTTCTTCTTCTCTAACGGGATTTTGATGGTTTCCTTGTACACCCCCTCCTTTATGTGTATCACGAACTTCCGTTTCCCGGCGTTATCAGGTGCGGCGTTCACTGCGTCCTGCACCTGCTCGTAGCACCCGCCACTCCCGTCCTTACACACGGTCGCGTCCGCCTTTAGCTTCGACGGGAAACCGCCCCGGAAATCAGACCCAGAGCCGCCAACTCCCATCCAGAACCCGTCCCGCTCGGTCTTGGGCGGGGCCCACGACCCGATGTTGTTCCCGAAAATACTGTACGAGAACACCATGCTCAGCGCGTTACTCGTGAGCCCAACCAACGAGTCCAGAAACGACATCGTCGAGTTCACCATCTGGGTGTCATTCGCGTACTTGAGCGCCGACCAACAATCTTGTTGGTAGAGCAAGGAGGCGCTCATCCAGATCCTCGCGTCCTTGATCCTGCCATGTGGCAATGCGTCTTCGGTTGTCCGAGAGATCCGGTACTCGGAGTTTCTGAGGGACTCCAGGCAGTTGTTGGCGGCCGTGGTGCGGTTCAGATTCCCCGCGGAGGAGTTCAGGATGGACTTGACCATGGATTGGGCGGTGTGGAGGTTCTGGGAGGAGACCCAGATGGCTGACTGGATGAGCTGGAGAGGGGTGGGGTTGGGGGGCACGTGTTTGGATTGGGTCAAAGAGGTCTCGCATGGGCTAGGGAAGCGAGTGGCCTTGCAGGCCTGGCGGATCGCGGGAGAGATGGAGGAGGGAGGGTGGGAAGCTgaagagagggaaagaaaaaggacaAGGGAGACAAAGAAGATGCAGGCCATGGAAATTACAAGAACTGTGGATGGCTTACAAAACAGGAAGAAGGTGTTGGAGCTGCTTTTATGGACTAGTGTTGTGGATTTTCTTTGATGGGTAGTGTCCATATCGAATCGATCCACTAAAATAGCGCgcagtggagagagagagagagagagagagagagagagagagagatcagttTGGATTTGGTTGGTAGTGTGAGTAGGCGGACGCGGTAAGCATGAACGAGGAGTGCGGGTGCGGTGACTCGGAAAAGGAAAATTGAAGGCGGGGCTGGGTTTACGGGAGATTAATGGGGGATTGGTGGGACTCAAAAAGTCACGGGTTGTACTTGTTATGGTTATTCGGTAGGGGAGAAGTTGAGCGAGCTGTGCGCCTGCGTCTTCGAATGCAGACTCAAATCGTCAAACGGGTGGGGGAATGCTATGTTTGACCTTTTGGAGAAGACGGGTCAAACAGACTCGACTTTTTGTGTAATTTACCACCTGCATGAATGAATATTAACAGACGAAAAATTGTTTCAAATTCTTGCTCTCCTCGAACCTTTCGTACCAAGATTTGCTATGATTATAAGAATTCATACTTTATACTTTTCATGATTCCAAGTGACGTATCATATGCCCcaacaatatcattttttatttattcaacaGACATGTTAAGCTTACCACAATAAGTgttagaaataaataataaaactgtgTTTTCTTGATCTCTGGTACCTCAAAATACTTCAACATCTCGTCTCATCTGTGACCCTTTGCTTGAGTCTTAGATCACTCATCTATGTGCTCAGGTAAATTGCTAAAGACTCCAAAAAAGAGTACTAGCTAGGACCAGGATAAAAGTCTCGGGTGTATTTTAGTTCTATCCCTCTCAATAAGAGTCCATCCAGCTGAGCGCTAATGTACATTTAATTTTTCTGCAGTATTTTCACGAGGTCACACTGCATGGAGGGATACCGAGTGCATTTGAAAGAATTGAAGTTGTTGATGCTCGAAGTTCAATGCTGTGGAGTGGAAAGTTTGGAACAAAAGATTCATACTAAAGCCTGGTGGACATTGATCCTTTAAGAGCGttccaaaatttttgatttgGGCCAAATACAACCACAGAAAACAAAAGCCGTCTTTATTGAATTTAAGAGTACTAGTTAACTATCAGGTTGATGGTGGGGTTGATGACAGGTACTGTTGTAACGGATATTATCCGTGAACTTTGACAAGTCATTGCAAGAAGAAGATTTATGATCAGGCAAAATACCTTTTTCTATAACTGtgtaaattaaatcaaaattgtgGCTTTCCAAGCTTTTGGCcgaaatataaaaaacaaatgcTAGCATTCCTTTTGTCACCAAAAGACTTCAGTGACTACCAATTTTGGTCAGCGTTGTTTACGATTTTAGAATCTACTTTGAGAGTCAACATTCGCTAAAGATGAAAATTGTCTGGTTTTGAAACTGGTGGATGCATACGAATGATGGTGATGCCTTAGGGGATTTAGTATGGATATCACAACACACGCACACACTTGCAGACACAACATTTATACAGACACCTGCTCATATGTTTTTGTATTCCTTGTGTGTATATGTATTCCTTGTGATGAATTCCCTAATAATCTTGCCTAAAGTTAGAAATTCTGCCTCTTAGGGAAGTTATGGACGTGTCAAATGTTTGTCCAGGGTTCTAATGTTCGTGAAATTttttaagctctctctctctctctctctctctctctctctctctctctctccaagtaataatatctatcagaacggtgttgtcatcatcccggtATCTGTATGTAGTAGTCAGGGGCGCCacataaataaaaggaaattatttttgccaatccttttaaaaaattagatcttAATATAGCCATCATTCAAAAGGGGTCTTGTGAGAAGCAATTGCCGTCTGCCGTGAAAATGCTACCAGAAACACCAGTTTATAGTACCTTGGTCTCATTCAAGACTTCAGTGGCTGAGTCATTTACAAGCCTACCTTGGTCTTGAAAGATAAACTGAATTGAAATATAAACAATAAATCGTGGTGGCATTAATCCTGAAGTGACTAATGAAAGATATGCAAGTGATAAGAAATTCAATAAGAAAGGTCTAGAGTAAGTTTATTTGTCAGTggaaaaaaagatatataaagatttttcgaatattttaaccacaaaCAAAGTCATGGCCACCTATGTAACTATGGAAAGATATTCTCTTCTACTAATCATTTCTATCCGGCACAttatacatgattttttttatttgttttactcctgttaaattaaaaaaaaatattcatcatttataTACCGCATATTAgatgagaaaaagaataaaaaaattatgtataaaatataatagaaagatgttgagtagattttttttttttttaataattttgccATGTGGCATGCCACGTTGTTTGGGAAAATGGAGCAATCAACTCGAAGTATCAAGTAaggttttccttcaattttgtTTTAGCCATTTTTGaccttttgttttttcctttccaaGATCATTGGAATATTGTAGGACCTGAGGTATGCAAGGTAGTTATTGAATTTCTTAATGGTGTTGGTATGCCAAGCACTTTAAACCAATGTTTCAAATACTGTACCGTACTGGCCGGTACTATCGGTATATACCATATCGACCACTGGTCCGGTACAGGTATTTTACCTGTTTTGTACCAACTAATATTTCGGCCGGTACATTTCGgcctttgctttttttttttttttttttcattttttcaaactgtaAGCTTATTTTTTGACCCTCAATTCaaaccagactatttataatttatatatatgtatttatatataatttattcatatataaactattattttacaatataatttatatatataatttattcatagaTTGACTATTCCGAAAAGGTACCGGTACTAAAATATTTAGTTCCAGTGCCTTAACtagtacggtattcaaaactttgctttAAACCATACCCATATAGCTCTTATTCCTAAAACAAATTCTCCCTGTTCTATTAATGATTATAGGCCCATCCCACTTTTTAATGTTCTGTGTAAACTGATTGCTAAAGTACTTGCAAATAggcttaaatatattttgcctaATATCATTTCTAGCAATCAGTGTTCTTTTATACCAGGGAGATCAATAATAGACAATGTGATTGTGGTTACTGGCATATGAGGTTCTACACTCTatgaaaagaaggaagaaaggcAAAAATGGCAAATTGGCTTTAAAACTTGACATGTCTAAGGtctatgatagggtggagtggaaGTTTCTGGAAGCAATGATGAGGAAGTTGGGGTTTAATGAGAAATAGATCAGATTGCTGATGGGATGTGTTAGGATTGTTTCATATTCAATCTTAATTAATGGGAAAGTTGGGAAGATCTTTAATCCAAATAGAGGGTTGAGGCAAGGAGATTCATTGTCTCCATGCCTTTTCATTCCATGTTCTGAAGGTAAAGGGGGTACACAGATTACTTAATTTGTGTACCCTGTTAGTAGAGAATAGATAAGTGGAGGGATAAGAAGTGTGGCTGTAGCTAAAGGGGGTACACAGATTActcattttctgtttgcagataattatataatttttagtaGAGCTACTAAATCAGATTGGCAGAAAATCCAAGGAATTTGTAATTTGTATGAAGCAGCTTCAGGTCAAGTTTTGAATAGACAGAAGACTTCTATTCTATTTAGTACCAACACAAGAGAGAATGTTAAGGTCAGATCCTTCAAGAAGCTGAGTCCATGGTGTGTGGTGATTATGGTAAATACTTAGGCTTACCAACTATGGTTGGGAAGTCTAAATATTTAACTTTGAGGGGAATCAAGGAGAAGATATGGAAAAAAGATCAATAGTTGGCGGTCAAATTTTGTTTCTTCAGCTGGAAAGGAAGTGGTAATTAAGGTAGTTCttcaatcaatgccaacttaTACAATGACTGTGTTTCTATTACCTGAGAATTTGTGCAAGGAGATCAATGTTCTACTTGCAAAGTTTTGGTAGAAAAGTAAAAAGGTTAGGAATGGAATACACTGGATTAGATGGGAAAGATTGGGTGAAACAAAAAATTTGGGAGGGCTAGGattttgagatatttaatagTTTAATAAGGCTATGTTAGCTAAACAGGGATGGAAGATACTGCAAGAACCAAGTTCCCTTGTAAGCAGGATtttcaaggaaaaatatttcaaaaattgtAAGTTTTTTTAAGCTAAGCTGAGGCATTCTCCATTCTATATGTGGAGAAGTGTATGGGCAGCTATGGAATTATTAAAAGGAGTAGTTTGGAGAGTTGGAAGTGGCAGAGAAATATCAATTTGGGGTCAAAGATGGATTCTATAGTTACACTCATTTATAGTTCATTCTCCGGTAAGGATTTTGAATGAAAATGCAACAGCCAGTGAATTGATGATAGAGTGGTTGAATTGTTGGAGccataatttaataaatgaaatttttgatAGGGGTGAGGCTACCAAAACCTTTAGCATTCCTTTAAGTAGAAGAGGGGTGGAGGATAAAGCAATATGGTGATACACTAGGATGGAAAATATTCTGTTATAATTGCTTACAACTTGGGATGAGTAAAGTAAAAGAAGAGCTTGGAGAATCATCACTATCTCATGAACATAAAGCTATGTGGGAGAAATCGTGGAGGCTAAATGTTACATGATCAACAAAACAAATGTGGAGGGTTTTAAAGTCTATTCTTCTTACAAAGCAAAGTTTGTTCAAGAAAGGAATTGTGAGAGATGAAATTTGTTTAGTGTGTTGCAACTTGCAGGGGAAGTAGAAACCATCCATCATGTCTGAAGGACATGTCCTGCTGCTAATGATGTATGGGTAGAAAAGCAAAGTCCAGTACATAAGTGGAGCTGTGATGATGTAAAGTTTACTCAATTATGGAAGAAGCTACATGAACATTTCCAGAAGGAGCATTTAGAAGTGCTAGCAGTAATATTCAAAGGTATTTGGGTTCgtaaaaatagatttatattTGAGAACAAGTTTGAAGGCCCTGCTAATGTAATCCAAGTAGCTATTGCCAATTTAGAGGAATTCAGGGAGGCGCAAAAGCTAAAGGAAGGGTTGGATGACAAAGGAATGAGCAAAGCAAATGTAAAATGGTCAGTAGAAGGTATTACAAAGATAAATTTTGATGCTGCAATTGATGATGAAAACCAGAGAATGAGAATTGGTCTAATAGCAAGAAACTGCAAGGGTGAAATTCTGTTCTCAACATATATAGGAAAACCATTTATTGGAAAAATCTAGCTTGGTTGAAGGATATGCACTTTGGAGGGCAATGAAGTTTAGTAATCTGGATGTAAAAGATGTGATATATGAAGGTGATGCAAAAAAGGTGATCCAGACTATTAAAGGTAGTGTGCAAGACTAGTCATGGCTAGGGCAACTTATGGAAGACATAAAACGCAACTTCTCCATGAGATTAGACTGGACAATTCATATGTGGGGAGGGGAATAGTGCAACTCATGTACTAGCAAAGAAGGCTATACATATGACGGATGAGCACATATGGATGGAAGATGGACCAAAtgatattgatgctaatgtAATGAGAGAAATGGCATGTATGATTTGAGTTTATGATTTATCAACGAAAGGAATTTGTTAcgagtaatgctatacaccacACCACCATCTCACTTGCATCctattatatatgatgtagcgcatttatcaccttttgatgataaagaaatatgcaataaatgattatttaatagtGGTAAATATGCCACATCTTACTTAATGAGATACAAGTGGGATGGTAGtatagtgtatataattttccttagcattttgtctgacaattggtttgtttaatGCTATGCTAACGTTAGGAGTCTTACCTTCTGAATGCTGTGCTGTTAATAGTATGGTTTACACTTGGCACTTTtcatgttgggctttttctttttctttgtgttttttttaatagacaGCATTTTGTTCATTGTAGACGTTCCTGGCAAGGGCGGGATGGCCTCTCTTTGAAAGGAAGATTGAATAAAATCAAATGTAAGGGAGTTTATCTCCGTTTTGGTCATTATAGCAGCAGATGGAATGAGCTTAGTTTGAAGTTGATGGGAGATTTTGTGGCCTTTTGAGCGACCAGAATAATTTGAAGTTGTAGTTTTTAAGAAAATGCCCCACAGAGAATCCCACCCTTGAAATGCTGTGCGATGTTATCAAGGCATTCTTTCAACTGCAACAAGAATATCGTAGCTCTCTGTCTGCGGGATATGTGCCTTCATCCTTTCTTTTGACGACTGTTTTAGCTAGAGCAGAATTGAATCATTTGGCTGATGATTATGGTCTGTTTTAATATAGACAGATGTATTAGCCTTTATTTATGTTATCAGAAGAATTATTGTATTAGTCATTGTAGTTTGCATAAATAATGATCACTGCGACTCCAGCCAATGGAACGGCCAAAAATCATTTATCTTAATCAaatgaaaagtcatccatattGATGAGATTGTAAAGATCAccagatatacatatatatatatatatatatatattaattgcttAGAAATGGAAAAGTACGTATTAACATAGGTGGGCTAGGGTGTTAAACATAGGTGGCCATGGTATATGCTCTGTATAAAAAGTGAATAGATGAAATCCATCCATTTATCCAACTCAACCAATCTAGCCCATTTATTTTAGAGGTGGCAATTCgtgtttttggatagtatttgtgttgtattaaata
This Carya illinoinensis cultivar Pawnee chromosome 11, C.illinoinensisPawnee_v1, whole genome shotgun sequence DNA region includes the following protein-coding sequences:
- the LOC122282112 gene encoding probable pectinesterase/pectinesterase inhibitor 51; amino-acid sequence: MDTTHQRKSTTLVHKSSSNTFFLFCKPSTVLVISMACIFFVSLVLFLSLSSASHPPSSISPAIRQACKATRFPSPCETSLTQSKHVPPNPTPLQLIQSAIWVSSQNLHTAQSMVKSILNSSAGNLNRTTAANNCLESLRNSEYRISRTTEDALPHGRIKDARIWMSASLLYQQDCWSALKYANDTQMVNSTMSFLDSLVGLTSNALSMVFSYSIFGNNIGSWAPPKTERDGFWMGVGGSGSDFRGGFPSKLKADATVCKDGSGGCYEQVQDAVNAAPDNAGKRKFVIHIKEGVYKETIKIPLEKKNVVFLGDGMGKTVITGSLNVGQPGISTVNTATVGVSGDGFMANGLTIQNTAGPDAHQAVAFRSDSDLSIIENCEFLGNQDTLYARSLRQFYKSCRIQGNVDFIFGNSASVFQNCQILIRPRQVNPTKGEKNTVTAHGRTDPAQATGFVFQNCLINGTEEYMVLYHNKPKVHINYLGRPWKLYSRTVFIHCNLEVLITPEGWMPWDGDFALKTLYYGEFGNSGPGSNLSKRVTWSSQIPTGHILTYSVKNFIQGDEWIPSSQ